A genomic segment from Triticum dicoccoides isolate Atlit2015 ecotype Zavitan chromosome 1A, WEW_v2.0, whole genome shotgun sequence encodes:
- the LOC119276091 gene encoding uncharacterized protein LOC119276091 — MAAQDTPMITEDDYETQQKKQAAADVLFNYSQFVMVCIGEGVRPTDLRLHLMKEISGMPTSLKEEPRQAAASPDSSGEPSSSGTMKEDRSEIP; from the exons ATGGCTGCACAAGACACTCCTATGATCACCGAGGATGACTATGAG ACTCAGCAGAAGAAGCAAGCTGCTGCAGATGTTCTTTTCAACTATTCACAGTTTGTTATGGTGTGCATTGGTGAGGGAGTTCGCCCGACTGATCTCCGGTTGCACCTTATGAAG GAAATTTCAGGGATGCCCACCTCTTTGAAGGAAGAGCCACGGCAGGCAGCTGCCTCCCCAGATTCTAGCGGTGAACCATCATCCTCTGGGACGATGAAAGAAGACAGGAGCGAAATCCCATAA
- the LOC119353385 gene encoding TATA box-binding protein-associated factor RNA polymerase I subunit B-like codes for MDYGGGASPDHYGGGRGGSIRLVCDNCGAADKYNPDDAEDGFFSCRQCSVVHTSTQATAADPDDFQATGTMSFRRLRGAARLCCWRQGLGRARGAGCSGPVALRAGAAGDPATAAGSAGQEVPGGRACLWPGWNYLGAVCGYLQGVRRNLGAEGARGGRGCAETEVLCQWRCEQKPQEVKCEWGGEALPRKDRRRVEFIFVRSLRTMLPLYSTLSVCFLACHIAREAILPTDIYRWAMEGKLPYMAAFTEVDRLLGSSVKHCPLSARQLFRPVRVIGTWQLEAAAGSIAQRIGLQLPSVNFYAIAQRYLNELSLPIERILPHACRIYEWALPAELWLSSNPLRVPTRVCVMAILIVALRVQYNIHGQGIWEEICETGRNADGSDPDENLPPSMRPEGGTSEEFGTRELLCTLASAYDKIDVAHDYSKDLHSYLKYCKDIVFPGIACSIEEDHLIEIFQDMYKGREDGNPKAHMEETQTTNGVMNKRCRDGTSVGARSISASSSGIQRIKSEMEDHGFCYLPPRKLLRSNGYLHYRRKTITGSLVCIGHADYYVLIRSFAKLAEVDVRVLHTSVLKLERRLAWIDERIGRSLDALQNPPIS; via the exons ATGGATTACGGCGGCGGCGCCTCCCCGGATCACTACGGCGGAGGCAGAGGAGGAAGCATACGCCTGGTCTGCGACAACTGCGGCGCGGCGGATAAGTACAACCCCGACGACGCCGAGGACGGCTTCTTCTCGTGCCGCCAGTGCTCCGTCGTCCACACCTCCACCCAGGCGACTGCCGCGGACCCCGACGATTTCCAAGCCACCGGCACCATGTCCTTCCGCCGA CTTCGAGGAGCCGCGCGACTTTGTTGTTGGCGCCAAGGCTTGGGACGAGCCAGAGGAGCTGGGTGCTCGGGTCCGGTGGCGCTACGTGCAGGGGCTGCAGGTGATCCTGCAACAGCAGCTGGAAGTGCTGGTCAAGAGGTACCGGGTGGGCGCGCTTGTCTGTGGCCTGGCTGGAACTATCTGGGTGCGGTGTGTGGCTACCTCCAAGGTGTTCGACGAAATTTGGGCGCGGAAGGTGCTCGTGGAGGACGAGGCTGTGCAGAGACTGAAGTGCTCTGCCAGTGGAGGT GCGAACAGAAACCTCAAGAGGTGAAATGTGAATGGGGGGGTGAAGCCTTGCCACGCAAAGACAGGCGAAGGGTTGAGTTCATCTTTGTGCGCTCATTGAGAACGATGCTGCCACTGTACTCAACATTGTCTGTATGTTTCCTGGCATGTCATATTGCCCGGGAAGCCATCCTACCGACTGACATCTATAGGTGGGCAATGGAGGGTAAGCTTCCTTATATGGCAGCATTTACCGAAGTGGACAGGCTTCTTGGGAGCTCTGTAAAACACTGCCCTTTGAGTGCAAGACAACTATTCAGACCAGTCCGAGTGATTGGAACATGGCAACTGGAAGCTGCAGCTGGGTCCATTGCACAACGAATAGGATTGCAGCTTCCTTCAGTTAATTTCTATGCTATTGCTCAACGCTACTTGAATGAGTTGTCTCTGCCGATAGAAAGAATCCTCCCTCATGCTTGCCGCATCTATGAGTGGGCATTGCCTGCAGAACTATGGTTGTCTAGTAATCCATTAAGGGTCCCCACACGGGTCTGTGTAATGGCTATACTAATAGTGGCTCTAAGAGTTCAGTATAACATCCATGGTCAAGGGATATGGGAG GAGATTTGTGAGACAGGAAGAAATGCAGATGGGTCTGATCCTGATGAGAATTTACCACCATCTATGAGGCCTGAAGGCGGCACTAGTGAGGAATTTGGCACAAGGGAATTGCTATGCACTCTTGCAAGTGCCTATGATAAAATTGATGTTGCGCATG ACTATTCAAAGGACCTTCACTCTTATCTCAAGTACTGCAAAGATATTGTTTTCCCTGGGATTGCATGTTCAATTGAAGAGGATCACTTAATAGAGATCTTTCAGGATATGTACAAAGGACGAGAG GATGGGAATCCAAAAGCTCACATGGAGGAAACGCAAACCACGAATGGAGTGATGAATAAACGATGTCGGGATGGAACTTCTGTTGGTGCAAGGAGCATTTCTGCATCATCATCAGGGATCCAAAGGATCAAGTCGGAAATGGAAGATCATGGGTTTTGTTATCTGCCGCCAAGGAAGTTGCTTAGATCAAATGGCTACCTTCACTATAGAAGGAAGACAATAACCGGTAGTCTTGTTTGCATCGGACATGCTGATTATTACGTGCTGATACGCTCATTTGCAAAGCTTGCAGAAGTTGATGTTAGGGTTCTGCATACCAGTGTGCTAAAACTTGAGAGGAGACTTGCCTGGATAGACGAGCGGATAGGCAGAAGCTTGGATGCCTTGCAGAATCCACCTATTAGctaa